The nucleotide window GGCGGAGGAAAAACGGCATTGGGTGTTACCATCTGTATTCCCTGCTGTGAGTCTTTTTCACTGCTGAAGGGCTGCGTCTCGCACGGCTGGGTTGTTACAACACACCGCTGTCCTCTAAACTTGATAGCAGAATGGGGGACCATTAGTGGAGTGGGGTCAGAAACGAGACATGGGTCAGGTTTGGGGCTCCGGACAGCAGTAGGGTTAGGAGTATATGATCAGGAGGAGGGGGCGAGGTGCTAAGTGACAAGAGTAGCAAAAATTGGAAGCTCATTGACAGAAAAAAGCTGTGTCAGGTTTATCAATTGAAGGGTGCCACGGCAGTGCAGCTCACACTTTCGttgtcctctgtaaggaagtATGTGTATCCTTCCTGTGtgcgtgtggatttcctccgggtgctctggtttcctccaacaatgcaaagacatatggttagttggctaattggtcatagtaaattgccCTGTCATTGGGCTCGGTGGAAGGACGTGTTccacgttgtatctctaaataaaattaaagagaTGATGAGATTCACTTTGACTGCTGACACACACAATGCCTGCTCATATTGATCATGTTGCTGGGAGGAGCACGCAATGTCAAACTGGATACTGTTTTCTCATAAAAATATTGTCTGGTTCGGTGCCTTTTGGCAGAGGGGAGCAGTGCTTGTAAAACACTTCCAATTGCACCGTTCTTACCGAGATATCTCTGCGGTTCAGGATTCACCTTCGGTGATCCGCGGATTGAGTGTGCAGGCGTCAATGGAACAAGGTTCAGCCGGTGCGAGGGCGAGTCGAAAGGTGCGCCTGCGTGGTGGACAAAAGGCTCCGGACTATTGGCAGGAGGTCAGCGGGTACATCTTCACTGGCAGTCGTGCCTTGACTGGGACAAATGCTCTGAGCTCTGGCGATGGTTCGCGCGGGGCCGTGGAGAATTCTTTGCTGGTAAGCCACGATGTGATTACAGAGGCACATGCGTATCCCTGGGACAgtgatagaaacatggaaaacctacagcacaatacaggcacttcaacccacaatgctatgccaaacgtgtccttaccttagaaattaccaagggttaccaatagccctctatttttctaagctccatgtacctctccaggagtcCTTTAAAAGATACTGTCGTATCCACCCCCACCGCCatcgccagcagcctattccacgcactcaccactctgtgtaaaaaatttacccctgacatctcctctgtaccttcttccaagcaccttcaaactgtaccctctcgtgttaaccatttcagtcctgggaaaaagcctctgactatccacacaatcaatgcgtctcatcatcttacacacctctatcaatcacttctcatcctctgtcgctccaaggagaaaaggccaagttcactcaacctattctcataaggcatgctcccaatccaggcaacatccttgtaaatcacctctgcaccctttctatggtttccacatccttcctatagtgaggtgaccagaattgagcgcagtactccaagtggggtctgaccagggtcctaaggagttgcaacattatctctcggcttctaaactcaatcccatgattgatgaaggccaatgcaccatttgccttcttaaccacagagtcaacctccgcagcagctttgagtgtcctatggactcaggccccaagatccctctgatcttccacactgccaagagttttaccattaatactatattctgccatcatatttgatctaccaaaatgaaccacctcacacttatctgggttgaactccatctgccacttctcagcccagttttgcatcctatcaatgtcccgctgtaatctctgacagccctccacactatccacaacacctccaacctttgtgtctcagcaaacttactaacccatccctccacttcctcatccaggtcatttataaaaatcacgaagagtaggggtcccagaacagatccctggggcacaccactggtcactgacctccatgcagaatatgacccgtctacaaccactctttgccttctgtgggaaagccagttctggatccacaaagcaatgtccccttggatcccatgccaccttactttctcgataagccttgcatggggtaccttatcaaatgccttgctaaaatctatatTCACTACATctaactgctctaccttcatcaatatgtttagtcacatcatcaaaaagttcaatcagcctcgtaaggcacgatctgcctttgacaaagccatgttgactattcctaatcatatcatgcctctctaaatgttcataaatcctgcctctcaggattttctccatcaacttgccaaccactgaagtaagactcactggtctataatttcttggactatctctactccctttcttgaataagggaacaacatccgcaaccctccaatcctccagaacctcttcagtccccattgatgatgcaaagatcattgccggaagcctggggtacatctcgtccggtcccagagacttattcaacttgatgctttcccaaAGCTCCAgcccatcctctttcttaatatctacatgctcaagcttttcagtccgctctGAGTCATCGCCAAGATTCTTTtctgtaatgaatactgaagcaaagtactcattaagtgattctgctatctcctccagttccatacacactttcccactgtcacacttgattggtcctattctctcacgtcttatcctcttgctcttcacatacttgcagaatgccttggggttttccttaatcctgtccgccaaggccttctcatggacccttcaggctctcctaatttctttcttaagctccttcctgctagccttataatcttctagatctctattgttacctagttttttgaacctttcataagctcttcttcttgGCTAAATTTACAAAGCCTTTGTACACtgcggttcctgtaccctaccatcctttccctgtctcattggaatgtacctatgcagaactccacacaaatatccctgaacatttgccacatttcttccgtacatttccatgagaacatctgttcccaatttatgcttccaagttcctgcctgatagcctcatatttccccttactccaattaaacactttcctgacttgtctgttcccatccctctccaaagctatggtaaaggagatagaattgtgatcactatctccaaattgctctcccactgagagatctgacacctgaccaggttcatttcccaataccagatcaagtacagcctcttctctggtaggcttgtctacatattgtgtcaagaaaccttcctgaacactccTAACAAACCCCACTCCGTCTAAACCCTTCGCTCTAatcaaaatctcccatcacgacaactctgttatcaTTATACTTTCCAGAATCTggctccctatctgctccttgatgtccctgttactattgggtggtctataaaaaacacccagtagagttattgaccccttcctgtttctaacttccacccacaaagactccgGAGACAATCCCTCGATGACttgctccttttctgcagctgtgacactatctctgatcaactgtGCTATGCCCCtaccttttttgcctccctccccgtcctttctgaaacatctaaagcctggtactcgaagtaaccattcctgcccctgagtcatccaagtctgtaatagccacaacatcacagctccaagtactgatccacgctctaagctcatctgctttgttcataatactccttgcgttaaaatagacgcatctcaaaccatcggtctgagcgtgtcccttctctatcacctgcctatcctccctcttgcactgtctccaagccttgtctatttgtgagccaacctccctttcctccgtctcttcagtttggttcccaccccccagcaatcctagtttaaactctccccagtagccttagcaaacctctccaccaggatattggtccccctgggattcaagtgcaacccgtcctttttgtacaggtcacacctgccacaaaagaggtcccaatgatccagaaatctgaatcgctgcctcctgctccaatccctcagccacgcatttatcctccacctcactctattcctatacccaCTGTAATGaggtacaggcagtaatcccgagattactacctttgcagtcctgcttctcaactcccttcctaactccctgtagtctgctttcaggacctcctctcttttcctgccTACGTCGTtcataccaatatgtaccatgacctctggctattctccttcctacttcaggatgtcgtggacgtgatcagaaacatcctggaccctgacacctgggaggcaaactaccatccgcatttctttcctgtgttcacagaatcgcctgtctgaccccctaactatagagtcccctatcactgctttcatcctcttcctttccctacccttctgagccacaggaccggactctgtgccagaggtgcgaccactgttgcttccccaggtagactgtcccctcccccccaacagtactcaaacaggagtacttattgtcaaggggtatagccacaggggtgctttCTCACCTCTGACtgctgcccttccctctcctgactgttacctacTTATCCatctccccaggccccggtgtgaccacctgcctgtagctcctctctatcacctcctcactctccctgaccagacgaaggtcatcgagctgcagctccagttccctaacccggtccctgaGGTgtcatctgacaccaagcacagacctccagcctcacacacattctccctgtctgtattctacacaggttCTTGTTCCGACTCTTGCTGCGTTCCGGGTATAGACGTAGCCATTCATTACACGACTAGTGTTTACTGCACCAGGCCGCAGGCTGTGTTCGACAGGGCAGGCCGAAGAAATGAGTGCAGTGGGTCTCCCAGGCACAACTGAGATTTTGCTATCTAAATCTCGGGATCTGGGACGCACACCGAAAGTATATTCCttatggatatttaaggcagagatagatagattcttaattagtcaggctAGATAACGGGAATAGTTGAGACTGAGGCCTAAAAGAAATAACTGGGTCAAAAGTCCAGTGAATTAAAATGTCAGTTCAAGCTGCACGAGAAATCAAGCTCCGTATGCCACTTTTGGCTCTGTAGCAAATCAGCTTTGTTGAACGTCATCTGGTTCTGGACCAAGTGAGACCATCGTTCCTTCTATTCCCCTCCCCATATCACCCCTGTGTTTCCGGGTTCATCCCTCTCTGGTGCCTGGGGCATCCGTCTCCCTTCCCAGTCTATGGGAttcccctttttccctctccacTGTTTTTGGGACcacccttcccccctccaccttcatGACCAACCGCCCCCCACCCACAATGTCAGAagtcctctcccccctcccttccccttccccacacccTCCTCTCTGGGACAACCCCTACCCATCCCCATCTTCCCAGTCTCGAGGGTGCCCTGGACCCTGTATCTGGTGCTCTTTTGCTGCATCATccacattcccctctcccttgtcTCTGGTTTGCCCCATTCTCCCGTCATGGGTTGGCCCTGCTTCCTCACCGCCCACCCATGGGTGGCTCCCTACTGACTCTAACCAGTCACTTGGTCACCCTCCACCCGGCCTCTGGAATGTCCTCTCCCCCTCATTCCCTGGTGTCTGGGTCGCTCCTAACCCCATTCATCCCGTCTCTGGGGCGTCCCTCCTTCTCCTTGTCTCTGtcattccccctcctgtctccgtTGTATCCCTCCACCAACCCggcctcctccctccccatctcaatGATGTCCACACCCCACTCCGCCTCCTCCTCTCCACCCTATCTCCAGGATGCCTCCTCCCCTGCCCACCCCCACAAATTTCAGTCACCTACTTGCCACCATTCCTCCCCGTCTATGGAATGACTCCTCTatccactcctccccctctctatccctgggactcctttcccctctccaacACCCCCATTCCTGCACCTCCCTGGGACGCCCTTTCCAACCCTGTCTCTAGGGCACACGTTTCTCCCTCCCTGTCCACTGGAGTGCACCTTCCCACTGGGTCTCTCTGATTCCCCTCACCCTGAAACCTGGAGCACCCCACAAGCCCCCTTCTCCAGGACTCCCCCCGACTGCACTCATCTCCGGGGCACATCCCCCCCCCTTCACCTGGGCTTTCTCTTACCCCTCACAGCATCagatcttccccttcccccctctccccccccaccggGGCTTTCTCACCCCCCCCAGGACATGAACACTTCCCCCATCTTGGGTGTCCCCCACCACATCCCCCGTTCGATGGCTTGAGCATTCCACTCCCGGAGTGCTGAGAACACGGGATTCACTACGACTAACATCTGACTTGGTGAATTGCCAGACAATTGATAGCAGGGAGATATCATTCACCTGCTctcagtgtgggaagggattcactcactcaGTCGACGAGTCAGTTCactctggggagaggccattcacctgctccgtgCATGGGATAGGATACACTCTGTCATTCAGCCCAAAGGTACATCGGCAAGTTCACATTATTGTGAGACTCTTCCCCTGTTCTGACCGTGGGGAGCAATTCACTCCGCCAACCCAACTGAAGATTACAGATCAGAGTGTCAGAGTTTGAAGTTTAGTTCCGGTGCTGTTTGCTGAGTTTCTACATTTTCTCCATGACCATCTGGGCTTCCTTTGAGTgctgtggcttctcccacagtccagagacatttcagttagtaggttaattggccattgtaagttgtcctgtcattaggctaaGGTCAAGCAGGAGGATTGATGGGCAGCTGAGGTCACTGTGCTGGAAAGGCCTGTATCTCTAACTACATAAAATAACATTCACACCagtgagaggccgttcacctgatCTGTCTGTGGGACGACATTCACTAACTCAGCCCACCCGCAGATGCACCAGTGAGAGAGACTCTTCTACAGTTCAGCGTGTACACCAGGATTCACTAATTCATCCCACACgatgagacaccagcgagttcacactggggagaaaccgttcacctgctctgacaatgggaagggatttactcagtCACCTCACCTACAGGCACACCAGCAAACTCATACTGTGgggagaccgttcacctgctcagactgtgggaaagcaTTTGCAGAGTCCTCTCATCTGTGGAGACACCGGcaagttcacagtggggagagaTCATTTGTCTCCTCAGTGTATGGGAcgagattcactcggtcatctgctCTGttgacacaccagcgagttcacactggagagagtctATACACCTTCTCTGCTTGTGAGAAGAGATTCACTCGGCCGTATGACCTGCTGATGCACCAGCGGGAGAGggcgttcacctgctctgaatttACCAGGTCAACCTCCCCAGTGACGCACctgcgaattcacactggggagag belongs to Mobula hypostoma chromosome 10, sMobHyp1.1, whole genome shotgun sequence and includes:
- the LOC134352473 gene encoding endothelial zinc finger protein induced by tumor necrosis factor alpha-like, with protein sequence MEQGSAGARASRKVRLRGGQKAPDYWQEVSGYIFTGSRALTGTNALSSGDGSRGAVENSLLAHQQTHTVGRPFTCSDCGKAFAESSHLWRHRQVHSGERSFVSSVYGTRFTRSSALLTHQRVHTGESLYTFSACEKRFTRPYDLLMHQRERAFTCSEFTRSTSPVTHLRIHTGERKVNCSVCGNGFTQSSHLQAHQQVHTGERKFICSVCGNMRQQCIHSGEKLFNYSGCRKGLIQSSNFLIHQRVHTGEKSLNQLHAGYLTITVAEPRGKFETDCWRQTLQLLLLLITAGLHPGHWAWEESLPLAFTFYETAV